From the Candidatus Peribacteria bacterium genome, one window contains:
- a CDS encoding phospholipid carrier-dependent glycosyltransferase — MTTFRQSLWDARYVLMVAGAVLAFKAVFILLSSIKGLSLTSWIIDDAFIEMAVSQNIALGYGFTYDFVHPTTGSPFLWTYLMSLCFMLFNQALAVKASLIFSGFFASLATIVVYVFTLHITRHKTAAWLAFLMATFSGNAFLEAVNGMDTASFTFFTVLAFALYAGVWTERLTPMKRGLVTGVAVALALMTRGDGIFVAGTIGLMQLIQIARASDRKSAIRLLIGFMATAFIGWAVITIWQISVTGSPFLANQIGRREISLAWHQFSFENFELLRYLRIVIWNTFELEQLFTVATGSTLLCLVALMYGYVRKETREAAIITTIYLVSFCGALVAYQWYFADFHGLRYINPTAHLFFIFIAWMFVQLFTGKKARIPLGIGTLAVVILSLYAFYDLSNKMPWGHRMSILARPSAEDIADLWEPIEWIKTNVPEGSVLGIRDHGRIALFTGVPIQDIAGNIDPNIPALLKEPDAGAKLKQYFRDRNVDYLFLLREGKRQDKIYVTIYDNFELEMIPEASRLDSILYRIAWEKMDL, encoded by the coding sequence ATGACTACCTTTCGCCAGTCCCTCTGGGACGCACGTTACGTTTTGATGGTTGCCGGAGCCGTTCTGGCTTTCAAAGCTGTTTTTATCCTGCTGTCGTCCATCAAAGGGCTCTCACTGACCAGCTGGATTATTGATGATGCATTCATTGAAATGGCGGTCTCACAGAATATCGCCCTAGGGTACGGCTTCACCTACGACTTCGTCCATCCCACAACCGGGTCCCCGTTTTTGTGGACGTATCTGATGTCGCTGTGCTTCATGCTGTTCAATCAGGCACTGGCGGTCAAAGCCTCTCTGATCTTCTCCGGATTCTTCGCATCACTCGCAACCATCGTTGTGTATGTCTTCACGCTGCACATCACCCGTCACAAGACAGCAGCATGGCTCGCATTTCTGATGGCGACTTTTTCCGGCAATGCATTTCTGGAAGCGGTGAACGGTATGGACACCGCCAGCTTCACATTCTTCACTGTCCTTGCTTTTGCACTCTACGCAGGCGTGTGGACGGAGCGTTTGACCCCCATGAAACGCGGACTGGTTACCGGTGTTGCGGTCGCCCTTGCACTCATGACACGCGGTGACGGTATTTTTGTGGCAGGCACCATCGGCCTCATGCAGCTCATCCAGATTGCCCGTGCATCGGACAGAAAATCAGCAATCCGTCTTCTGATCGGCTTTATGGCAACAGCATTCATCGGCTGGGCTGTCATAACTATCTGGCAGATTTCTGTGACCGGCTCACCGTTTCTGGCAAACCAGATCGGACGGCGCGAAATCTCTCTGGCGTGGCATCAGTTCTCGTTCGAAAACTTTGAGCTGCTCCGCTACCTGCGGATTGTCATCTGGAATACATTCGAACTGGAACAGCTCTTCACCGTTGCAACAGGCTCCACGCTCCTCTGTCTGGTCGCGCTGATGTATGGGTACGTGCGCAAAGAAACACGGGAAGCGGCAATCATCACCACCATCTACCTCGTCAGCTTCTGCGGTGCGCTTGTGGCGTATCAGTGGTATTTCGCGGACTTCCACGGTCTGCGCTACATCAATCCCACAGCGCATCTGTTCTTTATTTTTATCGCCTGGATGTTTGTGCAGTTGTTTACCGGCAAAAAAGCGCGGATTCCTCTGGGCATCGGCACGCTGGCGGTAGTAATCCTCTCGCTCTACGCCTTTTACGATCTGTCGAACAAAATGCCCTGGGGTCACCGCATGAGCATTCTTGCGCGACCATCAGCAGAAGATATTGCCGACTTGTGGGAACCGATTGAATGGATAAAGACCAACGTCCCCGAAGGCAGCGTCCTCGGCATCCGCGATCATGGCCGCATTGCACTCTTTACGGGCGTGCCCATTCAGGATATTGCCGGGAATATCGACCCGAACATTCCCGCCCTTCTAAAAGAACCCGATGCCGGCGCCAAGCTCAAGCAGTATTTCCGCGACCGGAATGTGGATTATCTCTTCCTGCTCCGGGAAGGAAAGCGACAGGATAAGATCTATGTCACCATCTATGACAACTTTGAGCTTGAAATGATTCCCGAAGCATCGCGCCTGGATTCCATCCTCTATAGGATCGCCTGGGAGAAGATGGACCTGTAA
- the asnB gene encoding asparagine synthase (glutamine-hydrolyzing), producing MCGIAGFAGEDDVRMQRMVQCLKHRGPDGDAVVVAPGATLGHARLAILDPRPVGDQPMWNDARTAVIVFNGEIFNFRRLIAEENLSCKTGTDTEVLLKLYDRYGMDFVQRLIGMFAFGIYDITTRTWYITRDSSGIKPLYVSYPQGKLHFASEMRTLISALPQKPAINYTALSQYLRLQYVPGPQTLCEGIESLPPGTILTWSAKGEARRTFTPAVDAPTFTSKQDFKKRFPQMMSDAVKDHLISDKPVGIFLSGGMDSSIVLHHMAEHAQKPISTFTVRFEATESEGAKRFNTDADLAKRTAAHYGTDHHELLLTADLFREHYKDTARALDLPNADSVSVAQYLLSKEAKKHVDVILNGAGGDELFGGYPRYRIAHILEKFRSVPPPLRSLVGGALGNPRDVLAMSPGPELAERLLARSIPETSAIVKGDWFKPEATTELFEQRFEPLRKKDDVRAFMEFDRGLWLVDESLKLADATTMAFGVEGRVPFLDPRIIAASHATKTGWHLSMKHTKVLLKDTYRSILPEHLFTLDKASFYPPLAKWIRRETAPLVEEMLANKHIQELFDVDAVRDVFEKHKAHTQYGLHSLSTLMQLSHWFETVYDAPAAS from the coding sequence ATGTGCGGAATTGCAGGATTTGCCGGCGAAGATGACGTGCGGATGCAGCGGATGGTTCAGTGCCTGAAACACCGCGGTCCGGATGGCGATGCCGTTGTCGTAGCACCAGGTGCAACGCTCGGTCATGCTCGTCTGGCGATTCTCGATCCCCGGCCAGTGGGCGACCAGCCGATGTGGAACGATGCCCGCACAGCGGTAATTGTCTTTAACGGAGAAATTTTCAACTTCCGCAGACTGATTGCTGAGGAAAACCTGAGCTGCAAAACCGGAACCGATACGGAAGTGCTGCTCAAGCTCTACGACCGCTACGGCATGGATTTTGTACAGCGGCTGATTGGCATGTTTGCCTTTGGCATCTATGACATTACCACCCGTACCTGGTACATCACGCGTGATAGTTCGGGTATCAAGCCGCTCTACGTCAGCTACCCGCAGGGCAAGCTGCATTTTGCCTCGGAGATGCGGACGCTCATCAGCGCACTGCCCCAGAAGCCCGCCATCAACTACACCGCACTCTCGCAGTACCTGAGGCTCCAGTATGTACCGGGCCCGCAGACGCTGTGCGAGGGCATTGAATCACTGCCGCCTGGAACGATTCTCACCTGGTCCGCCAAAGGAGAAGCGCGCAGAACGTTTACACCCGCTGTTGATGCGCCGACGTTTACATCAAAGCAGGATTTTAAAAAACGCTTCCCGCAGATGATGAGCGATGCCGTGAAGGATCACCTCATTTCGGATAAGCCGGTCGGCATTTTCTTAAGCGGCGGCATGGACTCCTCCATCGTCCTGCACCACATGGCGGAACATGCGCAAAAACCGATCAGCACCTTTACCGTCCGGTTTGAAGCAACAGAATCTGAAGGGGCAAAACGGTTCAATACCGATGCCGATCTCGCAAAGAGAACAGCCGCACACTACGGCACAGACCACCACGAACTGCTCCTGACCGCCGATCTCTTCCGCGAGCACTATAAAGATACCGCCCGGGCACTGGATCTGCCGAATGCGGATTCGGTTTCAGTTGCTCAATATCTGCTCTCCAAAGAAGCCAAGAAACATGTCGACGTTATTTTGAACGGTGCCGGTGGTGACGAGCTGTTTGGAGGGTATCCGCGCTATCGCATCGCACACATTCTCGAAAAATTCCGCAGTGTTCCGCCACCCCTCCGCTCACTCGTCGGGGGTGCGCTTGGCAACCCGCGCGATGTCCTTGCCATGAGTCCGGGTCCGGAACTGGCAGAACGTTTACTTGCGAGATCCATTCCCGAAACATCGGCGATTGTGAAGGGAGACTGGTTCAAACCCGAAGCAACGACCGAGCTCTTCGAGCAGCGATTTGAGCCTCTCCGGAAAAAGGATGATGTCCGTGCTTTCATGGAATTCGACCGCGGCCTCTGGCTCGTTGATGAGTCTTTGAAGTTAGCCGATGCCACGACGATGGCGTTTGGTGTCGAAGGCCGTGTTCCATTCCTGGACCCGCGCATTATTGCTGCATCGCACGCCACGAAAACCGGCTGGCACCTCTCAATGAAACATACGAAGGTTCTTCTGAAAGACACCTACCGCTCCATTCTTCCGGAGCACCTGTTCACCCTCGATAAAGCCAGCTTCTATCCACCACTCGCCAAGTGGATCCGCCGTGAAACGGCACCCTTGGTGGAAGAAATGCTCGCCAACAAGCACATTCAGGAACTCTTCGATGTCGATGCTGTGCGCGACGTCTTTGAGAAGCACAAAGCTCACACACAGTACGGCCTGCATTCTCTGTCGACACTGATGCAGCTGAGTCACTGGTTTGAAACCGTGTACGATGCCCCTGCTGCATCATGA
- a CDS encoding glycosyltransferase family 4 protein, whose translation MNILQITDGLPPAVLGGSGRIVWEISRGLTHKGHTVSILTCAKPGVFPAEKDGISIRTFPPLPQRFAHYRSVFSGRRAREIMRHIHAVKPDVIHAHLLAGQAGYAWIPLARKAGIPVIVTCHDVMNIACGRVMPDDTHIWLKDLKRLRWSWNPFRTMMIRNILMTHCTVLTVSDALRTWMEQFGYRNLRTVHNGVDLSFWEEKQTKEKARATLGLPQDKTLFLLAGRLGIDKGIVPVNAALPEDAHLIAAGILSEPIFDHLGDRLHRFNNQSAEEMRTLYTACDVSLVPSLCLDCFPTICLESMACERPVIGTTMGGARESVVEGLSGWILNPENTDTFRATMQWCMDHPDETAAMGKAGRNHMKSHFSMEKMIETLEGIYTKHQKDS comes from the coding sequence ATGAACATCCTCCAGATAACCGACGGCCTGCCTCCTGCGGTTCTTGGCGGATCGGGACGCATAGTGTGGGAAATATCCAGAGGACTCACGCATAAAGGACATACTGTCTCCATTCTCACTTGTGCAAAACCGGGCGTGTTTCCTGCAGAAAAAGACGGCATTTCCATCCGGACATTCCCGCCACTCCCCCAGCGCTTCGCCCACTACCGCAGTGTCTTTTCCGGAAGGCGCGCACGGGAAATCATGCGTCACATCCATGCAGTCAAACCCGATGTCATCCATGCACATCTCCTCGCCGGACAGGCGGGTTACGCCTGGATTCCGCTGGCACGCAAAGCCGGCATCCCGGTGATTGTGACCTGCCACGATGTCATGAATATCGCCTGCGGCCGCGTGATGCCGGACGATACACACATCTGGCTCAAGGATCTAAAGCGTCTGCGCTGGAGCTGGAATCCGTTCCGCACGATGATGATCCGCAACATTCTCATGACACACTGCACGGTCCTGACGGTGAGCGATGCACTGCGCACCTGGATGGAACAGTTCGGATACCGCAATCTGCGGACGGTGCATAACGGGGTTGATCTGTCATTCTGGGAAGAGAAGCAGACAAAAGAAAAAGCACGCGCCACCCTCGGATTACCACAAGACAAAACACTATTCCTGCTCGCAGGCAGACTCGGGATTGATAAAGGCATTGTGCCGGTCAATGCAGCACTTCCGGAAGATGCACATCTGATTGCTGCAGGCATTCTGAGTGAACCGATTTTTGATCATCTGGGAGACCGGCTCCACCGCTTCAACAATCAGTCCGCCGAGGAAATGCGGACGCTCTACACCGCCTGCGATGTCTCACTGGTCCCATCACTTTGTCTGGACTGCTTCCCGACCATCTGCCTGGAATCCATGGCGTGCGAACGTCCGGTCATAGGAACGACGATGGGCGGAGCCCGCGAATCGGTAGTAGAAGGACTGTCGGGCTGGATTCTGAATCCAGAAAATACAGACACTTTCCGCGCAACAATGCAGTGGTGCATGGACCATCCCGATGAAACCGCAGCCATGGGGAAAGCCGGACGGAATCATATGAAAAGCCATTTCTCGATGGAAAAGATGATTGAAACACTGGAGGGGATCTACACAAAACATCAGAAGGACTCCTGA
- the rfaE1 gene encoding D-glycero-beta-D-manno-heptose-7-phosphate kinase translates to MDAPINDDSKKPYFRASEVYKVPKVWGEEHWIVNKEYCGKKLVLKKNMRCSIHQHKEKDEVFYVLKGKVLLELAKETFTLLPGDFVHVKRNTPHRFTGLEASEIMEFSTTHKEEDSYRIKESGHVDEDRFEREKKVLNSFPKASVLVVGDVMLDSYIIGAVDRVSPEAPIPVVQFRSEYQVPGGAANAARNVAALGGKATVIGVIGDDAYGKTLQSILKKEGVNAILLKDSSRHTIRKERILGGSHQLLRLDYESTHTLSTALEKSVLQEIAKGLKTCDVLLLSDYAKGLLSPSLIKKCIAMAAKAKVPVIVDPKPRDTSYMQCLKGATLITPNKKEAAVLTGKDDLTPEKMCAALSKELGGSVLVTLGEHGMLLMEKGKKAQVFPALTQEVADVSGAGDTVAATLALALASDTSLTDAADLANRAASIVVRKAGTATATAEELASTL, encoded by the coding sequence ATGGATGCTCCTATTAACGACGACTCAAAAAAGCCCTACTTCCGCGCCAGTGAGGTCTACAAAGTCCCGAAAGTCTGGGGCGAAGAACACTGGATTGTGAATAAAGAATACTGCGGTAAGAAGCTTGTCCTGAAAAAAAACATGCGCTGCAGTATTCATCAGCACAAAGAAAAGGATGAGGTGTTTTACGTCCTCAAGGGCAAGGTGCTTCTGGAGCTTGCAAAGGAAACCTTCACCCTTCTGCCGGGAGATTTTGTCCATGTGAAGCGTAATACACCACACCGTTTTACGGGACTAGAAGCGAGTGAGATTATGGAGTTTTCCACTACGCACAAAGAGGAGGACAGTTACCGGATCAAGGAATCCGGCCATGTAGATGAAGACCGTTTTGAGCGTGAGAAAAAAGTGCTAAACAGTTTCCCAAAAGCATCGGTCCTGGTCGTAGGAGATGTCATGCTTGATTCCTATATTATCGGCGCAGTAGATCGCGTGTCTCCTGAAGCCCCAATCCCTGTTGTCCAGTTCAGGTCCGAATATCAGGTGCCCGGAGGGGCAGCCAATGCCGCACGCAACGTGGCGGCACTCGGAGGAAAGGCGACGGTCATTGGCGTCATTGGCGATGATGCGTACGGAAAGACACTGCAATCCATCCTCAAAAAAGAAGGCGTGAATGCCATACTTCTGAAAGACAGCTCCCGCCACACCATCCGCAAAGAACGTATTCTGGGAGGCAGCCACCAGCTCCTGCGACTCGATTATGAAAGCACGCATACACTCAGCACCGCACTGGAAAAATCAGTGCTGCAGGAAATCGCCAAGGGGCTAAAAACCTGCGATGTCCTGCTGCTCTCGGATTATGCAAAGGGACTCCTCTCCCCCTCCCTCATCAAGAAATGTATCGCGATGGCAGCCAAGGCAAAGGTTCCGGTTATTGTAGACCCCAAGCCACGTGACACGTCCTACATGCAGTGCCTGAAAGGTGCCACGCTAATTACACCGAACAAAAAAGAGGCCGCTGTACTGACCGGGAAAGACGATCTCACACCCGAAAAAATGTGTGCTGCACTCTCCAAAGAACTAGGAGGAAGCGTCCTTGTCACACTCGGAGAGCACGGCATGCTGTTGATGGAAAAAGGAAAGAAGGCACAGGTCTTTCCGGCTCTCACACAGGAAGTGGCCGACGTCTCCGGAGCCGGCGATACGGTTGCCGCAACACTCGCTCTCGCACTGGCATCCGACACAAGCCTGACCGACGCTGCAGATCTGGCAAATCGTGCCGCAAGCATCGTGGTCCGGAAGGCCGGTACTGCAACCGCCACCGCCGAAGAGCTCGCTTCCACCCTGTAA
- a CDS encoding HAD-IIIA family hydrolase: MSPLHALLLDRDGTLIEDQGNTNDVHHLAFLPHVVTGLKRLAKAGLRLFIITNQSCIGRGDVPEAQFLSFQKELTERLATDDIIIEHTFYCPHNTDAGCDCRKPKAGLWHQLQRAYPDIHSAGVLMVGDKDADIGFGKAINARTVRLSSSEYPVTIPSDDTVTDMDELADMLFEEAGERVLSIDAAADFVRTAQKEGKKVVTTNGSFDLFHPGHLFLLSEARKHGDLLIVGVNSNASVKRYKGPDRPIDDEHTRALHVAFHADAVFVFDDDDPREWLKVIRPDVHANAETYGANCIEAPVVKEIGAELVLIPVKKELGSTTEKLARTPRA, from the coding sequence ATGTCGCCTCTGCACGCGCTGCTTCTGGATCGGGATGGCACGCTCATTGAAGACCAGGGCAATACCAATGATGTCCATCATCTGGCTTTTTTGCCGCACGTGGTAACGGGGCTGAAGCGTCTGGCGAAAGCAGGCCTGCGGCTTTTCATCATCACCAATCAATCCTGCATCGGCAGGGGCGATGTGCCAGAGGCGCAATTTCTGTCCTTCCAGAAAGAGCTGACAGAGAGATTGGCAACCGACGATATCATCATTGAACACACGTTCTATTGCCCCCACAATACAGATGCAGGCTGCGACTGCCGCAAGCCCAAAGCAGGACTCTGGCATCAGCTGCAGCGAGCATATCCGGATATACACTCAGCAGGCGTCCTGATGGTGGGAGACAAAGATGCCGATATCGGATTCGGGAAAGCAATCAATGCCCGGACGGTGCGACTGTCTTCTTCCGAATACCCGGTCACCATTCCATCCGATGACACAGTTACAGATATGGATGAACTGGCGGACATGCTGTTTGAGGAAGCTGGTGAGCGTGTTCTGAGCATAGATGCAGCAGCGGATTTTGTACGAACGGCTCAGAAAGAAGGAAAGAAAGTGGTCACCACAAACGGCAGTTTCGACCTGTTCCACCCCGGTCATCTGTTCCTACTGAGCGAAGCACGGAAACATGGCGATCTGCTGATAGTCGGTGTAAACAGCAACGCATCAGTCAAACGCTACAAAGGCCCCGACCGCCCGATTGATGACGAACACACCCGCGCCCTCCATGTCGCCTTCCATGCCGATGCTGTTTTTGTCTTTGATGACGACGATCCGCGCGAGTGGCTGAAAGTCATCCGCCCCGACGTGCATGCGAATGCAGAAACATACGGCGCAAACTGCATCGAAGCTCCTGTGGTGAAAGAGATCGGTGCGGAACTGGTACTGATTCCGGTCAAAAAAGAGCTCGGATCAACCACCGAAAAACTTGCCCGTACCCCCCGCGCATGA
- a CDS encoding glycosyltransferase family 9 protein translates to MKTILWALATFICSPFLLLTTRKKAEKPHKILVIRFGKIGDLVATTPIIRALKERQPQADIYVLCRTSCAAVLRNNPFIHTVHTYDEKTDRRALLRRFRRERFDWVISVMPDAFASIIGIWSGAPVRSNTISSVHGILVRVLSLFSTHTLHYGFHQSTFTHQMKILQALHLEPIPYKLDIFPGTDDVATATQWMEQSTVKPKHFVVLNPTAGNGIKEWPVEKWAELAGRIHADYAMPVVLSTLDQSVIQEIRTHLSPEVVAVDASTLNLHQAAVVYGNAAAFVSVDTGPLYIAEAMQAPIAAMVGPVDPVEQMPPPSSRVIHVPPPAGTVPWVFIAKTPRTGTDEQLRASRETTVDSVWDALSRLLGKQ, encoded by the coding sequence ATGAAGACGATTCTCTGGGCACTGGCCACGTTTATCTGCTCTCCTTTTTTACTGCTAACCACTAGAAAAAAGGCAGAAAAACCACACAAGATTCTGGTAATCCGTTTCGGAAAAATCGGCGATCTTGTGGCAACTACCCCCATCATCCGTGCACTGAAAGAACGGCAGCCGCAAGCGGACATTTATGTCCTCTGCCGGACATCGTGTGCAGCCGTCCTCCGCAACAATCCTTTCATTCATACGGTCCACACGTACGATGAAAAAACCGACCGCCGCGCACTCCTGAGACGTTTCCGCAGAGAGCGGTTCGACTGGGTGATAAGCGTCATGCCCGATGCATTCGCATCCATCATCGGCATCTGGTCAGGGGCGCCCGTGCGCAGCAATACCATCTCTAGCGTCCACGGCATACTCGTCAGAGTCCTCAGCCTGTTCAGCACACACACCCTGCACTACGGATTCCATCAATCGACCTTCACACATCAGATGAAGATTCTGCAGGCACTCCATCTGGAACCTATTCCCTACAAGCTCGACATTTTCCCGGGCACCGATGACGTCGCGACTGCCACGCAGTGGATGGAACAGTCTACAGTGAAACCCAAACATTTCGTTGTCCTGAACCCGACTGCAGGAAACGGCATCAAGGAATGGCCGGTCGAAAAATGGGCGGAGCTGGCTGGCCGGATTCATGCAGATTATGCAATGCCGGTTGTCCTTTCCACACTGGACCAATCCGTCATTCAGGAGATCCGCACGCACCTCTCACCCGAGGTTGTAGCTGTCGATGCATCAACACTGAACCTGCACCAGGCCGCGGTGGTCTACGGCAACGCTGCTGCGTTTGTCTCGGTCGATACGGGGCCGCTCTATATAGCAGAAGCAATGCAGGCGCCTATTGCCGCCATGGTCGGACCTGTCGATCCGGTCGAACAGATGCCTCCACCCTCAAGCCGCGTCATCCACGTTCCCCCACCCGCAGGCACAGTGCCCTGGGTCTTCATCGCAAAGACGCCGCGCACCGGAACAGACGAGCAACTGCGTGCAAGCAGAGAGACAACCGTCGACAGTGTCTGGGATGCACTGAGTCGGTTACTCGGGAAGCAATAA
- the rfaD gene encoding ADP-glyceromanno-heptose 6-epimerase, with protein MRILVTGGAGFVGSQLAVSLEQNGHNVTIVDWHMPDRHAVLHDFRGKTVSADVSEESFWTGLTERFDAVFHEAACTDTTVTDEAFMMRHNRDAFQYVLDWAIEHGTNVIYASSAGTYGNSAAPQTVGVGEEPVNIYGHSKLAMDRIVRGLLPEPPIKIIGLRYFNVYGPGESRKKHMASMIYQLAQQMREGKNPRIFFDGTQKRDQVYVKDVVQANLCALAVGHEASGIYNVGTGTAVTFNAIIDALNATLGLSLPPDYIENPYVGSYQNFTQADIVPTQEKLGYDPAFTLLSGVQDYFESGLLLPE; from the coding sequence ATGAGAATCCTTGTAACAGGAGGTGCCGGCTTTGTTGGCTCGCAATTGGCAGTTTCTCTTGAGCAAAACGGGCATAACGTCACTATTGTCGACTGGCATATGCCGGATAGACATGCTGTGCTCCATGATTTCCGCGGAAAAACCGTGTCTGCGGATGTGAGTGAGGAGTCCTTTTGGACAGGTTTAACGGAGCGTTTTGATGCAGTTTTTCATGAAGCAGCCTGCACCGATACTACTGTGACCGATGAAGCATTCATGATGCGCCACAACCGCGATGCGTTTCAGTATGTGCTCGACTGGGCGATTGAACACGGGACGAATGTGATCTATGCGTCTTCTGCGGGAACGTACGGCAATAGTGCTGCGCCGCAGACGGTGGGTGTTGGCGAAGAGCCGGTGAATATCTATGGTCACTCCAAGCTTGCGATGGACCGGATAGTTCGCGGACTGCTTCCGGAGCCCCCTATCAAGATCATCGGTCTTCGGTATTTCAATGTCTACGGTCCCGGCGAAAGCCGCAAGAAGCATATGGCCAGTATGATCTATCAACTCGCACAGCAAATGAGAGAGGGGAAGAACCCCCGGATCTTTTTTGATGGAACCCAGAAGCGGGATCAGGTGTATGTAAAAGATGTAGTGCAGGCGAACCTGTGTGCGCTTGCGGTCGGTCACGAAGCCAGCGGCATCTATAACGTCGGTACTGGCACCGCAGTGACGTTCAATGCGATCATCGATGCGCTCAATGCAACGCTTGGGCTCAGTCTGCCACCGGATTATATTGAGAACCCCTACGTGGGCTCGTACCAGAATTTCACGCAGGCGGACATTGTCCCCACGCAGGAAAAGCTCGGATATGATCCTGCATTTACGCTTTTATCCGGTGTACAGGATTACTTCGAAAGCGGCTTATTGCTTCCCGAGTAA
- a CDS encoding NAD-dependent epimerase/dehydratase family protein: protein MKILVTGSAGLIGSEAVKHYCTGSHDVHGIDNDMRKYFFGEGASTDWNRKQLEQTFPNYTHHTLDIRDLAGLETLFKAERFDRIIHTAAQPSHDWAAKEPLTDFGVNAQGTLNLLELTRLHSPEAVFIFTSTNKVYGDTPNALPLLELETRYELPMDHPFYKGIDESMSIDHSTHSVFGASKVAADVMVQEYGKYFGMKTGVFRGGCLTGPSHSGAKLHGFLAYLVLSIAKGQPYTIMGYKGKQVRDNIHSSDVISAFDAFADNPRCGEAYNIGGTRFSNISMVEAIRKVEALTGNKADVTYTDENRIGDHIWYISDMSKFQSHYPAWKQQYDIDTILEQMVASIPERNNVEAKVATLSAL from the coding sequence ATGAAGATCCTCGTTACGGGTTCGGCAGGTTTAATAGGTTCGGAAGCAGTCAAACATTACTGTACCGGTAGCCACGATGTGCACGGAATTGATAACGACATGCGAAAGTATTTTTTCGGAGAGGGCGCATCAACCGACTGGAACAGAAAGCAGCTGGAACAGACGTTCCCAAACTACACACACCACACGCTGGACATCCGCGATCTGGCAGGACTAGAGACACTCTTTAAGGCAGAGAGATTCGACCGCATTATCCACACCGCCGCACAACCGTCCCACGACTGGGCTGCCAAAGAACCACTCACGGACTTTGGCGTGAATGCGCAGGGAACACTGAATTTGCTTGAACTCACGCGTCTCCATTCCCCGGAAGCGGTCTTCATTTTCACCTCAACCAACAAAGTCTACGGCGACACACCGAATGCCCTCCCGCTTTTGGAGCTTGAGACACGCTACGAACTCCCCATGGATCATCCGTTCTACAAAGGAATCGATGAATCGATGAGCATCGACCATTCCACGCACAGCGTCTTTGGCGCCTCGAAAGTGGCAGCCGATGTGATGGTGCAGGAATACGGCAAGTACTTCGGCATGAAGACCGGCGTCTTTCGTGGAGGCTGCCTGACAGGCCCCTCCCACTCCGGTGCAAAACTTCACGGCTTCCTCGCGTACCTCGTCCTCTCGATTGCAAAAGGCCAGCCGTATACGATTATGGGATACAAGGGGAAGCAGGTCCGCGACAACATCCACTCCAGTGATGTCATCAGCGCCTTTGATGCATTTGCAGACAATCCCCGCTGCGGCGAAGCCTATAACATTGGCGGCACACGCTTCAGCAATATCTCCATGGTCGAGGCAATCCGGAAAGTGGAAGCGCTCACGGGTAACAAAGCAGATGTCACCTACACCGACGAAAACCGCATTGGTGACCATATCTGGTACATTTCCGACATGAGCAAGTTTCAGAGCCACTATCCCGCCTGGAAGCAGCAATACGACATTGATACGATCCTGGAGCAGATGGTCGCAAGCATCCCTGAGCGCAACAATGTAGAGGCAAAAGTTGCTACACTGTCCGCACTATGA